Proteins encoded together in one Acidobacteriota bacterium window:
- a CDS encoding molybdopterin-dependent oxidoreductase: MSSRRQSPWELAVGPSPEDWDDWTEFDSGAWPERVERHYRCIPTICFNCESACGLLAFVDRESGEIRKFEGNPAHPGSRGRTCAKGPATLNQINDTERILTPMKRVGPRGSGQFEPASWDEALDDIGGRIRKALDEGRNDEVMYHVGRPGEDHFVQRLLMAWGVDGFNTHTNVCSAGARTGFALWQGADRPSPDYSQAKFALLLSAHLETGHYFNPHAQRIIDAKSSGMRVAVIDTRLSNTSTHADHWISSWPGSEGALLLGVAHRLLATDRIDRKFIERWTNWQDFLTALDPEGPGGFERFLELLEQRYARFTPKYVASECRIPEETVDILADEIAAAGSQFCSHLWRNAASGNLGGWQIARALLLLHVLSGSVGTPGGLNPNSWDKFVPKPTENPASMNRWNDLIWPREYPLAHYEMSFLLPHLQKQQDKRIDTYFTRVYNPVWTNPDGCSWVEMLEDENRVGCHVALTPIWSESAQWADWVLPMGLAPERHDLMSQETHAGTWIGFRQPVLRQFHRLEGRGSSQSHETNPGEVWEEIEFWIALTFRIDPDGSRGIRRWYESKKNPGEPISVEEYFSDIFENQVPGLPEAAGSEGRTPLEFMQRYGAYEVPYGGQQRYEALRDGQGDEKVGFKTPTGKLEIYSSTLADWGHTDQAVPDYIRSHVHWRELDETKGEMVLLPTFRLPTLIHTRSGNAKWLQEISHTNPLWVHPNDAERMGLRDGALARVTTRIGYFVLRAWVTEGIHPGIVACSHHVGRWRMHADSGGARQSSARVEIERRDGTFMFRQRHGVQAFESSDDDTGRIWWDEVGVNQNLTFAVQPDPISGMHCWHQKVTVERGYAGDAYGDVFVDTNRSRVVFEEWLATTRPAPGPGGLRRPLWLNRSLHPEAEAYRL; encoded by the coding sequence ATGTCGTCACGTCGCCAGAGTCCATGGGAGCTCGCGGTCGGTCCGTCGCCGGAGGATTGGGACGACTGGACCGAATTCGATTCCGGCGCATGGCCCGAACGGGTCGAGCGACACTACCGTTGCATTCCCACGATCTGCTTCAACTGTGAGTCGGCCTGCGGGCTGTTGGCGTTCGTCGACCGCGAGAGCGGCGAGATCCGCAAGTTCGAGGGCAACCCGGCCCACCCGGGTAGTCGTGGGCGGACCTGCGCCAAGGGACCCGCCACGCTGAACCAGATCAACGACACGGAACGGATCTTGACGCCGATGAAACGGGTCGGGCCTCGCGGCTCGGGCCAGTTCGAACCGGCAAGCTGGGACGAGGCACTGGACGACATCGGCGGACGAATCCGCAAGGCGCTGGACGAGGGACGTAACGACGAGGTGATGTACCACGTCGGCCGACCGGGCGAGGACCACTTCGTCCAGCGGCTGCTGATGGCGTGGGGGGTCGACGGATTCAACACCCATACCAACGTCTGTAGCGCCGGTGCACGAACCGGGTTTGCACTGTGGCAGGGTGCCGACCGCCCGTCACCGGACTACTCGCAGGCGAAGTTCGCGCTCCTGCTCTCCGCCCATCTCGAGACGGGTCACTACTTCAACCCCCACGCACAACGGATCATCGACGCAAAGTCCAGCGGCATGCGCGTGGCGGTGATCGATACGCGTCTCTCCAACACCTCGACCCATGCGGACCATTGGATTTCCAGTTGGCCCGGTAGCGAGGGAGCCCTGCTGCTCGGGGTGGCCCATCGACTCCTGGCCACCGATCGAATCGATCGCAAGTTCATCGAGCGGTGGACGAACTGGCAGGACTTCCTCACGGCTCTCGACCCCGAGGGGCCCGGCGGATTCGAGCGGTTCCTGGAGCTGCTCGAGCAGCGGTATGCCCGCTTCACCCCGAAGTACGTCGCCTCAGAGTGTCGTATCCCCGAAGAGACCGTCGACATCCTCGCCGACGAGATCGCCGCAGCCGGCAGCCAGTTCTGCTCCCACCTCTGGCGAAACGCCGCCAGCGGGAACCTCGGTGGCTGGCAGATTGCCCGTGCGCTGCTTCTCCTGCACGTCCTTTCCGGGAGCGTTGGAACTCCGGGAGGACTCAATCCCAACAGTTGGGACAAGTTCGTTCCAAAGCCGACGGAGAACCCGGCTTCGATGAATCGCTGGAACGACCTTATCTGGCCGCGAGAGTACCCGCTGGCCCACTACGAGATGAGCTTTCTGCTTCCTCATCTACAGAAACAACAGGACAAACGGATCGACACTTATTTCACCCGCGTCTACAACCCGGTCTGGACCAACCCGGACGGCTGTAGCTGGGTCGAGATGCTCGAGGACGAGAATCGCGTCGGTTGTCACGTGGCCCTGACCCCCATCTGGAGCGAGTCGGCGCAGTGGGCCGACTGGGTGCTCCCGATGGGCCTGGCCCCGGAGCGTCACGACCTGATGAGCCAGGAGACCCACGCCGGAACCTGGATCGGTTTCCGCCAACCGGTCCTTCGCCAGTTTCATCGGCTCGAGGGACGTGGATCGTCCCAATCTCACGAGACCAATCCCGGAGAGGTCTGGGAGGAGATCGAGTTCTGGATCGCGCTGACCTTCCGCATCGATCCCGACGGTTCCCGTGGTATCCGCCGCTGGTACGAATCGAAGAAGAACCCCGGCGAGCCGATCAGCGTCGAGGAGTACTTCTCCGACATCTTCGAAAACCAGGTCCCGGGACTTCCCGAAGCTGCCGGCAGCGAAGGGCGAACGCCCCTCGAGTTCATGCAGCGCTATGGAGCGTACGAGGTTCCCTACGGTGGTCAGCAACGTTACGAGGCGCTGCGCGACGGGCAGGGCGACGAGAAGGTCGGCTTCAAGACGCCGACGGGAAAACTGGAAATCTACTCCTCGACACTTGCCGATTGGGGGCACACGGACCAGGCCGTGCCGGACTACATCCGCTCCCACGTTCACTGGCGCGAGCTGGATGAGACGAAAGGTGAAATGGTTCTCCTACCGACGTTTCGCCTGCCGACCCTGATCCACACCCGATCGGGCAACGCCAAGTGGCTTCAGGAGATCTCCCACACCAACCCCCTCTGGGTCCACCCGAACGACGCGGAACGGATGGGACTCCGCGACGGCGCGTTGGCCAGGGTCACGACGAGGATCGGCTATTTCGTCTTGCGGGCCTGGGTCACCGAGGGCATCCACCCGGGCATCGTCGCCTGTTCGCATCATGTGGGCCGCTGGAGGATGCATGCCGACTCGGGGGGGGCGCGGCAGTCATCGGCTCGCGTCGAGATCGAACGACGAGACGGGACCTTCATGTTCCGTCAGCGTCACGGCGTGCAGGCGTTCGAGTCCAGCGACGACGATACGGGCCGCATCTGGTGGGACGAAGTCGGGGTCAATCAGAACCTGACCTTCGCCGTCCAACCCGATCCCATCAGCGGAATGCACTGCTGGCATCAGAAGGTCACGGTCGAACGCGGCTACGCGGGGGACGCCTATGGAGACGTCTTCGTCGATACGAATCGATCTCGTGTGGTGTTCGAGGAATGGCTGGCCACCACCCGACCGGCACCGGGACCGGGTGGACTGCGGCGTCCGTTGTGGTTAAATCGTTCACTACACCCCGAGGCCGAGGCCTATCGCCTCTAG
- the nrfD gene encoding polysulfide reductase NrfD, which translates to MQLGFVIDHGRCIGCHACTVACKAENDVPVGSFRTWVKYTERGNFPDVRRSFGVLRCNQCTDAPCVEICPVHALDKRDDGIVDIDPQRCIGCKSCMQGCPYDALYINDDHGVAEKCHFCAHRTERGLAPACAVVCPTEAIIPGDFHDPESVVSTMRREGTLTARKLEAGTGPNVWYREATEDVIDPSLPDASRPFLWSNRLPGIDMESREFDAMERRAESRTVYDVDHKPLWGRKVSAYMLTKSIAAGVVLTALPFLAVVGRVASILALLFLALTTVLLVADLKRPERFLYILRYPNWRSWLTRGAVVLMGFGMLTTVWGAGSFLGFEWSPVTLTILTIALALSAVLTAGYTAFLFGQARGRPLWMRRGLFVELIVHAVLAGASLWILLEAVGMYDTGGGRLLRWVAMAALGARLAALPLEHLQAPAKREAEYRRVLSLLLRGPLARRRWIGSVVVGTAIPLLCLLTSTPWLWGLAGLLALVGLWFEEDTFVQAGQALPIS; encoded by the coding sequence TCCGGTAGGCAGCTTCCGCACGTGGGTCAAGTACACGGAACGCGGCAACTTTCCCGACGTGAGACGCTCATTCGGGGTGCTCCGCTGCAACCAGTGCACGGACGCACCTTGTGTTGAGATCTGTCCCGTTCACGCACTGGACAAGCGCGACGACGGCATCGTCGACATCGACCCGCAACGCTGCATCGGCTGCAAGAGTTGCATGCAGGGTTGCCCCTACGACGCGTTGTACATCAATGACGACCACGGGGTCGCAGAGAAGTGTCACTTCTGCGCCCACCGCACAGAGAGGGGCCTGGCTCCCGCGTGTGCCGTCGTTTGCCCGACCGAGGCGATCATCCCCGGGGATTTTCACGATCCCGAAAGCGTCGTCTCGACGATGAGACGCGAAGGGACGTTGACGGCAAGAAAGCTGGAAGCCGGTACCGGACCCAACGTCTGGTATCGCGAGGCGACCGAAGATGTCATCGATCCTTCATTGCCTGACGCCTCGCGACCCTTCCTCTGGTCGAACCGCCTCCCCGGCATCGACATGGAGTCCCGTGAGTTCGACGCCATGGAGCGGCGCGCGGAATCGCGGACCGTCTACGACGTCGATCACAAGCCGCTCTGGGGACGCAAAGTCTCGGCCTACATGCTGACGAAGTCCATCGCCGCCGGCGTCGTCCTGACGGCGCTACCGTTTCTGGCGGTTGTGGGACGTGTCGCGTCGATCCTCGCGCTGCTCTTTCTGGCGCTGACGACGGTCCTGCTGGTCGCGGACCTGAAACGGCCGGAGCGCTTCCTCTATATCTTGCGTTACCCGAACTGGCGTTCGTGGTTGACTCGCGGTGCGGTCGTCCTGATGGGGTTCGGCATGCTGACGACCGTCTGGGGAGCGGGATCGTTCCTGGGTTTCGAATGGTCGCCGGTGACCCTCACGATCCTGACGATCGCCCTGGCGTTGAGCGCCGTCCTCACCGCCGGCTATACCGCGTTCCTCTTTGGTCAGGCCCGCGGACGCCCCCTGTGGATGCGGCGCGGCCTGTTCGTGGAGTTGATCGTCCACGCCGTTCTTGCCGGCGCCAGTCTCTGGATTCTGTTGGAAGCGGTCGGGATGTACGACACCGGGGGTGGAAGGTTACTCCGTTGGGTGGCGATGGCCGCACTGGGCGCAAGGCTGGCGGCGCTGCCTCTGGAACATCTCCAGGCGCCTGCAAAGCGTGAAGCCGAGTACCGGCGAGTCCTGAGCCTCCTGCTCCGCGGGCCGCTGGCCCGTCGACGTTGGATCGGCAGCGTCGTCGTCGGCACGGCGATCCCGCTGCTCTGTTTGTTGACTTCCACACCCTGGCTCTGGGGGCTCGCGGGACTCCTGGCGCTCGTCGGCCTGTGGTTTGAAGAAGACACGTTCGTCCAGGCCGGTCAGGCGCTACCCATCAGCTAG